From Geomonas agri, one genomic window encodes:
- a CDS encoding chemotaxis protein CheW, giving the protein MSTANLPIKKGESSNELIQLVSFNLGAEEYAVEVLKVREIIRMTPITHIPNTPPSVEGIINLRGKVIPIISLRNRFGMCSTDDDQHTRIMVMDIDGKLMGFIVDGVSEVIRISSGEIQPPPSIAAGGVDQDFICGVIKHGEQLLLMLQLDRMFTSAEQDAFASFG; this is encoded by the coding sequence ATGTCTACCGCTAATTTGCCGATTAAAAAGGGTGAGTCGAGCAACGAGCTGATTCAACTGGTGAGCTTCAACCTGGGCGCAGAAGAGTATGCCGTCGAGGTACTCAAGGTGCGCGAGATCATCAGGATGACTCCCATCACCCACATTCCCAACACCCCGCCCAGCGTAGAGGGCATTATAAACCTGCGCGGCAAGGTCATACCGATCATCTCGCTGCGGAACAGGTTCGGCATGTGCAGCACCGACGACGACCAGCACACCAGGATCATGGTGATGGACATCGACGGCAAGCTCATGGGCTTCATCGTCGACGGCGTTTCCGAGGTGATCAGGATATCCAGCGGCGAAATCCAGCCCCCGCCCAGCATCGCCGCGGGAGGCGTCGACCAGGACTTCATCTGCGGCGTTATCAAGCATGGCGAGCAGTTGCTGCTCATGCTGCAGCTCGACCGCATGTTCACCAGCGCTGAGCAGGACGCCTTCGCCAGTTTCGGGTAG